A window of Chryseobacterium aquaeductus genomic DNA:
TTTCCAATTGATATATCACCATTTTTGCAAGCTTTTACATATTCTTTATAATTATTAGGAAATTGATTTTTAAATTGTAATGCAATCCCTTTGCCCATAACCCCATCAGTATTCACAGTATTAACTAAAGCTTCTGAATCGCTTTCGAGTAAATTTCCTATTTTAAACTGTATCATACTAGAAATAAGAGTTTGGTTTAACAACAATTATATTTTTATCAATTCCAAAATTAATTAACTTAGTCTTGGCGTCTTCATTGAAGCAAATATAACCTAAAATATACTTATTAGGCAAATCAGACTCTAATAAGAGCTCAGCTTCTTTTCGTCTTTTTTTATCCAAATCATTTTCATCAATCCAATAATTTGAGTTAATAGCATTGTAATCTAATATATTATCAATGTTTTTAACTTGATTTTTTGAATATTCTGTTGAAAATGAGTCTATAGCATGACCATCTGTGAAAATAAAATTGATTTCGGAATCAATAATTTCTGAAATTGAAGAAACACAATAAATAATATTTTCGGCATATGTTTGATTTACTCCATTAAAACCTTTTTGAATAACAAAAAGCATAGGAGTTCTAACTCCAAAATAAAACGGAATATATTCGCCTAATAGATTTCCATTGTTTAATTTCCTAATATTTCTTGTGTTTATAAGCGTGTTGTCTCCAATGGGTACAAAATTCTTATTTGCATTAATAGAATTTCTATGAGTAATGCCATATTCTAATACATGAGGTATATTGTCAATATGAGTCATTCTATATATATACTTCTTTTTAAGATTAGTCATAGAGTGATTAATAAATTTAGTACTAAAGTAAACAATTATTTTAAGTGGTTGTTAAAATAAAACCGCTCAGAAAAATCTGAACGGTTTATATATTTAAAGCATCGGTAATGACTACATCATTCCCGGCATTCCACCTCCCATTGGCATAGCAGGTTCTGCGCTCTTGATTTCAGTGATTACACACTCTGTTGTTAATAGCATTCCAGAAACTGAAGCTGCGTTTTCAAGGGCAACTCTTGTTACTTTCGTAGGGTCGATGATACCTGCTTCAAGCATGTTCACATACTCGTCAGTTTTAGCGTTGTATCCGAAGTCTCCGCTGCCTTCAGCAACTTTAGCTACGATTACAGAACCTTCACCTCCTGCGTTAGCAACGATTTGTCTTAATGGCTCTTCGATCGCTCTTTTTACGATTTTGATACCAGTAGTTTCGTCTGCATTGATTCCTTCAAGATTTTCTAAAGCAGAGATTGCTCTTACAAAAGCAACACCACCACCTGCAACGATACCTTCTTCAACCGCTGCTCTCGTAGCGTTTAATGCATCGTCAACTCTGTCTTTTTTCTCTTTCATTTCAACTTCAGAAGCTGCACCTACGTAAAGTACGGCAACACCACCGGCTAACTTAGCTAATCTCTCCTGTAGTTTTTCTCTGTCGTAGTCAGAAGTAGTTGTTTCCATCTGAGCTTTGATCTGGTTTACTCTGCCTTTGATCTTGCTTTCTTCACCACCACCGTTTACGATTGTTGTATTGTCTTTGTCGATCGATACTTTTTCAGCAGTTCCCAACATATCAAGAGATACATTTTCCATTGTGAAACCTTGCTCTTCAGAAATAACCTGTCCACCAGTTAAGATAGCGATATCTTCCAACATTGCTTTTCTTCTGTCACCAAATCCTGGAGCTTTTACAGCTGCAATTTTAAGAGAACCTCTTAATTTGTTCACTACCAAAGTTGCCAAAGCTTCACCTTCAACTTCTTCAGAAATAATCAATAAAGATTTTCCGCTTTGTGCGATTGGCTCAAGAACAGGAAGTAATTCTTTCATTGAAGAGATTTTTTTCTCAACTAAAAGAATGTAAGGGTTTTCCAATTCAACCGTCATTTTCTCAGGATTCGTCACGAAATATGGAGACTGGTAACCTCTGTCAAACTGCATACCTTCTACAACGTCTACTGTTGTATCGATACCTTTAGCTTCTTCTACAGTGATTACACCTTCTTTACCTACTTTACCGAAAGCTTCAGCGATCAAAGATCCGATCGTTTCGTCGTTGTTTGCAGAAACTGAAGCTACTTGCTTCACCATTTCTGTAGAATCACCAACTTGCTTAGACTGCTCTTTTAGGTTTGCAACAACAGCAGTTACTGCTTTGTCGATTCCTCTTTTCAAGTCCATTGGGTTTGCCCCAGCAGCTACGTTTTTAAGACCTTCTCTTACGATAGCCTGTGCTAAAACAGTAGCGGTAGTAGTACCGTCTCCTGCGATATCATTGGTTTTGGAAGCAACTTCTTTTACCATTTGCGCTCCCATGTTTTCTACTCTGTCTTCAAGTTCGATTTCTTTTGCTACAGAAACACCATCTTTAGTCACATGAGGTGCACCGAAAGATTTTTCGATCACTACGTTTCTACCTTTTGGTCCTAAAGTTACTTTTACTGCATTAGCCAATGCATCAACTCCTCTTTTTAGAGCGTCTCTTGACTCGATATCGAATTTTATTTCTTTTGCCATAATATTTGCTTTTGGCGAATGGCTTTTAGCTTTTGGCTTTTAGCAATTCGCTTGTTTGATTTTTAAATTTGATTTAATTTCCGTTAAGCCTGTTCCAAAGGGTGACAAGCTTCTTTTTTAGTATTGTTAAGTCTTCTAAAAGATTTTGATAATCAATCTCGTTAATGTAATTTAAATCTTTAGATAGAATTAATTGGTTTTCGGCTTCGATTAGATGATCCTAATGCAATATTGATAAAATTAGCAAATTCTTTATCAGAATTTCTACCGCTTCCTTCTGAGATATTATATCCAATTGAAGCGAACGATCTTCTGATCTGAGAGGTCAATCCAAAAATTTCTTCCTTAGGAAAGCTTTTTGTTGAAGTATAAATTTTTAAAGTTAATTGATGACTCAGTCGCCAAACTTCAAATTTCTTAAAATCTCTCATAGTTGTTTGCTTAATCTCTATTGCCAAAAGCTAAGAGCCAAAAGCCAGACGCTAATTGTTATCCAATTACACCCAATAAATCTCCCTCTTTTACGATTAAGAAATCTTTTCCGTCTAATTTTAATTCAGAACCTGAATATTTTCCATAAAGAACTTTATCTCCTACTTTTACAGTGGTAGGCTCGTCTACTTTACCAGGACCTACTGCTACTACTGTACCTTCTTGTGGTTTTTCTTTCGCTGTGTCTGGGATGATAATACCTGAAGCTGTTTTAGTTTCTGCAGCGATGGGCTCTATAAGCACTCTGTCTGCTAAGGGTTTAAAGTTTACTGACATAATATTTTTATTTTTAAATTATTTCTGTCTCGTAAATCTCTAAATCTGTGCCAACGAACTGTAAAATGAATTTTGGCAGATTTTTTTTAAAGATGTGAAATTTTGGCAGAAAAAAAATTTTTATCTTGAAAATGAGAAAAAAATAATTAAAAGTGTTTTTTGCTTCGAATTAAATGATATTTTTGTGTAATTATTTAGAAAAATTAATTAAATGAGAAAAATTTTATTATTCGCTGCAATATGCTTGTGTGGCGCAAGTATTCATTCACAAACTGTAATTGAACCAGAATTTATTGGTGAATGCATGGTGTTAAAGCCTGACCAAAGTACAGAACTCTTAGAAAAACATCTTACCCAAACTCGTTCTTCCGGAGTGATTATAACAGGTTTTGGAAGTTTGAAATCTAAACTGCAGATTGATGGATGTTGTTCAAACACTAAACTAAAATCGGGTAATGATATTCAATTTATCGTACGTGCTGTGGATAACAATACAGATCCTATGGCTATTATCAAGATTTTCGAATTCGATTCTAGTAAGAAATTCAGAAGAGCAGAGTTGGCCTCTGTCAATTCATTTGGCACCACAAAAACTAATAAGTTGCACTATCTTAATTTTACAGGAAAAAAATATGGCCAAAACTCATATCTTATCACTCTAAAAGATAAGCCAGTAGGTGAATTTGGGATAACAGTTACGAATCCCAATTCACTTGATGAAAAAAGTACTGTTATAACTACTTTCTCTATTTTGTAATAAATAAAAGCCGTTTCAAATCAAATTGAAACGGCTTTTTATGTTTTTATCAGGTTACATCTTTACATTAATTTTTCTTTCCACCTGCCTGCATCGGGTTTACTCTTCCATTTGCACCACCTCTCACGGCTCCGTCTTGTTTTTGTTTAAATACCTGGAATTTGGAAGTTTCAGAAGGGGTTTGGTCATTACTCCAGAAATTATTTGAAGTATCAATGTCTGCCGTTTCTCTCATAGGATCAAGCTGAATTGATTTTATTTTTTTGTCAAAATAGAACGTTTTAGAAACTTCCTTTTCATTTTGTCTCCAGATTTGAGCAGACGATTTGTCTTTTAATTTTGAACCGTCTTCAAAGGTAAATTCAAGAATGATCGGCATTACCAAACCGCCTTTGTTTGCGAAATCTATCTGGTAAGCATTTATGTTTTTAAATTTTTCCTGTTCTTTTTTATCTAAAGCTACGCTTCCTTCATTTTTGACACTGTATTCTTTGTTGGCGTCTACTTTTTCTTCACCACGATCGTAACGGTAATAGAAATCTTGTAAATCTTTATCTTTTTCTACCTCAAAAGTGATGGTTTTGTCTTCTCTGTTTCTGATTTTCGAAATATCTTCAAATTCGTTCTGCAAAGGTTTTTCAACTTTATATTTGGTTTCATCAACTACTTTTACGGTCGTTAAATCAGGACTTGCTATCGTTACTTTATCGATCGCAATATCTACAGGATCTGTACCGTAAAACCAACCTCTCCAGAACCAATCTAAATCTTCACCACTTGCATCTTCCATTGTTCTGAAAAAATCTGCAGGTTCGGGATGTTTAAATGCCCATCTTTTTGAATAAGTTTTAAAAGCTTTGTCAAACAATTCTCTTCCCATGATGGTTTCACGAAGAATATTCAAGCCTGTTGCAGGTTTTGCGTAAGCATTCGGGCCAAACTGAATGATGTTTTCAGAGTTGCTCATGATCGGTTCCAGTTGATCTTTCGGAAGTTTCATGTAATCAGTAATCGTCCACGCCGGACCACGTTTTGATGGGAATTTATTGTCCCATTTTTCTTCAGTAAGATATTCTGTAAATGTATTTAAACCTTCATCCATCCAGCTCCATTGTCTTTCGTCTGAATTGATGATCATCGGGAAAAAGTTGTGCCCGACTTCATGAATAATAACCCCGATCATTCCGTTTTTTGTACCTTCAGAATAAGTTCCGTCTTTTTCCGTTCTTCCGAAGTTGAAACAGATCATCGGATATTCCATCCCGTTGGAAGCTTCCACAGATTGCGCCACTGGATAAGGATATGGAATTGTAAATTCTGAATACGTTTTAATCGTATGTGCAACAGCTTTTGTAGAGAATTTTCTGTATAAACCATAAGCTTCTTTCGGATAGAAACTCATCGCCATTACTTTATTGTTGTTTTCCGGAATGGTAACACCCATTGCGTCCCAGACAAATTTTCTTGAAGCCGTCCATGCAAAATCTCTCACATCTTTCGCTTCAAAAATCCAGGTTTTTCTTTGCTTTGAGTGACTTTTCTCTGCTTTTTTAGCTTCTTCCAGAGTCACAATTTCTACCGGCTCATTCGAAGTCTGAGATTTTTTATATCTTGATAATTGATCAGAAGTTAAAACCTGATCGTAATTTTGGCACTCGCCGGTTCCGCCAATCATATGATCTGCCGGAACGTTCATAGAGACTTTATAATTTCCAAAAACCAAAGCAAATTCGCCTCTTCCTGTAAACTGATGATTTTGCCATCCTTGGAAATCACTGTAAACACACATTCTTGGGAACCATTGTGTGATGGTATACAAATCATTTCCGTCTTCAGCGAAGTTTTCGTAACCGCCACGGCCTCCCATTTTCATGCGGTTTGGGATATTGTAATTCCAATCTATTTTAAAGATAAATTTTTCTCCTTTCTTTAAAACTTTAGGCAGATCAATACGCATCATCGTTTTGTTGACGGTATATTTCAAAGGATTTCCCGAAGCGTCTGTTACTTTCTCCAGATTTACTCCGTACCCATTGTCTTTTACAGGTAATTCAGTAACTCTCAATTGTTGATCTGTTGAAGATTTTGGGAGAGTAGAAGAAAATTGATAATCTGCTTTTTTTACCGTTGATTGCTGGTTTTCATCCAATTGTAACCAGATGTAATCAAGATCATCAGGAGAATTATTATGATAAGTAATTGTTTCGGAACCTTTCAGATTTCTTTTATGCTCATCCAGATACGCCGAGATGTCGTAGTCGGCTCTGTTTTGCCAATATGCCTGTCCGGGTGCTCCAGATGCAGCTCTGTAGACATTTGGAGTGGGAAGAATTGTTCCCAGTTGTTCAAATCTGTTGCCGTGGTTGCTTCCCGGATTGTTTTGAATGTTTTGTGCCGAAACACCTAAATATAGAAATACCGCAAGTGCCGTTACTTTAAGTTGCATGTGAGAATAATTTAAGAATTTTCAAATATAATAATAAGTAGTTGAAAATTTCGAAATGTTTCACACTTATAACGGAATTCTTTCTAAAGTCATTTTTAATGCCAACGCAAAAACTCCGGATGAGACAAATAAAATCCAGTCTTTTTTATTGATTTTGAAAAGATTTAATAGTATAAATAGCAAAATTAAAATTGCTAAAACGATCACTATTTGCCCAAGTTCTAAGCCGATATTAAAACCCAAAAGCGGAACTGCAATGCTTTGGCTTTTCGCAATCATCACTCTTGCGGTATTGGCAAATCCTAATCCGTGGATCAATCCGAAGAAAAGCGCTAAATAATAATTGGTTTTGTTTTGAGACTGCTTTTTATTTTTCATTATGATATTTCCGGCAGCCGTCAAAACAATGGTCAACGGGATCAAAAATTCAATCCAATCTGATGGAAGTCTCACCACATCAAGAATACTTAGAGCTAAAGTTATTGAATGTCCGATGGTAAATGCAGTCACCAAAATCAGGATTTTTTTCCAGTCTTTGGAAGTGTAGACGGCGATTAAAGCTAAAACAAAAAGCTGATGATCAAGCGCATCCAATGAAATAATATGTTCCCAGCCAAGTTTTAAGTAAAATAAAAAGTCCTGCATTTTTCGATAATTATTTTGAAATGCGATGATACAAAATTTATTTTAACTTTGTATAAAATTGAAGTGATGAACCTTACAATAGAAATTGAAGATCAAGAAGATTATATTTTTGTTAAAGAACTTTTGGAGAGATTAAAAGGTGTGAAAGTTATTGAAAATAAGTACGAAACTATTGAAGGTTTACCAGTAAAAGTTTTTGAAGAAATTGAGAAATACGGTGAATCCGTGAAAAATGAGGATTTAATTTCAAAAAAAGACTTCTTTAAATTTATTGATGAGGAAATATGCAGGTTGAATTCTCAAAAATAGCCAGACAAACTTTACATGAAAACATTGAATTTCTCAATAAGATTTGGACAAATCGTGAAATTGTCATTTTTCTTGAAGATGTAAAAGCGGTAGCAAACAATCTAGAAGATGGAAAGTATGAGCAGTTTCAAAAATCAGTAAGGAATACGAGAAGCGTATTAATCGGGAAAAAACATGTAAGAATGTTTTTCAGAAAAGAAGAAACTAAAATTATTATTTTGCTATTTTTCGATATGCGACAAAATTCACAAAAAATTTTCGATTTATTAAAATGAAAAAAGCACTTTTGTTTTTCACTATTATATTTTTCCTTTTTTCTTTCACCAAAGAAAAACATCCTTATCATGTTGGTTCGGTAGATATCAATTACAATTCAAAATCAAAAACTTTTGAGGTTACGGGAAGATTTTTCTTGGATGATTTAGAAAATGGTTTGTCAAAAAAATATGGTAAATCTTTTCATTTTAATGATTCAAAATATAAAACTCAACTTAATGAAACTCTGAAAAACTACAGTTCAGAATATTTTAAGTTGAAAACAGATAATCAGTTTCTAAAAATCAATTACGTCGGTTACGAAGAAGACAGCGAATCAGTAAACGTTTATCTGGAATCTGAAAAAGTGGAAAATCCAAAAAAAGTGGAAGCTGCAGTGAGTTTTTTGTATAATTTATTTGATGATCAGATTAATCTCGTGCATATCATCGTCAACGGAAATCGTAAAAGTGAAAAGCTGACTTATCCGAATCGATATTTATTTCAGCAGTTTTAAAATTTATTTTTGAAGTTGTAACTGAGCGTTTTTTGCTTTTACATGAGCCAAAAGATCCGGAAAAAAATTATCATAGCACTTCTGCAAAATATCTTTATTGTCTAAAAAAGCTTGAAAGACAGGAATATCTTTGTCTAAATATTTTGCCTTATTCAAAACATTTCTCATACTGAATTTTATATTTTGATCATGGCGGTAGTTGTAAAGCCAATTATCCTGCTCCATTTTTGTGAGCATATATTTGAAATTTTCTGACAAAAATCTTTCATTCTTATGGAGAACTTTATAGACTCTCAAGGAATGATCTTTCCAACCTTTTAAGGAATTTAAACTTAAATCTGTCGCCAGAAAATAATCCATCGAAACATCTACAAAAGCACCTGAATACAATCTTACAAGCGGACTAAAAACTTTTTTAGCTTCATGTAAAGCCGGATGAGAATCTGTATATGTATCGATCTCCCGATGCAAAGTAATGCCATCCTGAATGTCTTTCGGGAAAGAATAGCGGTCTTTGTTTCTTATAAAATCTTCAAGAAATTGCCCGACAATTTGTCCGTCATTGAAAGTGAGAAAAGAATGGGCGAGAAAATTCATACTGCAATTTACTGCTATAAAATTAAAAAATCCTTCTAAAATAATTTAAAGAAGGATTAAGAATATATGATTAAACTTTATTTTTTTATAAATTTTTTGCTTCCTACTAAAGAATTTTTATCATTGTAAAAGCTTAGGAAATATTCTCCTGAAGATAAACCGCTGAGTGTAATACTTTTTTTATCAGTCGTCAAAACAATTTGTCCCAATGCATTGATGATTTTAAACGTATATTTTTCATCATTTTTTATCCAGATATTGATTTCCTCTTTTGCCGGATTTGGAAAAATTGTAAAATCTTTCACATCTGCTGAGAAAATTTCTATTGTTGACAAATTTGCTGTAGGCATAAATTGTGATACAACGCACGCAAAACGAGCAAAGCCAAAAGCTTCGTTTGACGGATTCGGATTTCCTATCGCTACACCTGTAGTTTCAAAATTGTAATTTACAGCAGGGTTTGCCCATCTGTTGATTCTTGAGCAATTTATTCCGCTTCCTGCACATTCATCGTTGTATGCCATGATGGTTCTCCAACGTTGAGAATTTGTGCTGGAAGTTCCCAATGATACCGCTGTCTGGTTGCTGTAACCATGATGATGTTCACAAGGAGTAGTAGATTGACTTACAAACCAATCATGATTCAAACCCATATTATGTCCCATCTCATGTGCGAGAGTATAATTAGAAACTACACAGCTGTAAATGGAAACCGTAAATGCTGAGTTGGCGGAATAGTTCGTAGGGTCTGAATTTAAATATCCTAAACCGCAAACATCTCCAGGGCTAGACGTAATGAGTGCGCATAAATCTGCGCCATAAGTTGTTCGCAACGTATGAACATCATCCATCACACCATCAGTACTGTTTCTGAAACTTGCGAGATCTGTATAGCTGCTTCCTGATTCTGTGTAGATAATTTCTCCGGTGTAAACTAGGTTTATTGATACATTTGTTACACCCGAATTGATGAGTGCTGTATTGAAATTGGTAATCGCAGTTGCCACAAAAGAATCACTTTGTGCAACACCTCCCCAAGCTATTCTTGCATCAGTTGTGTAAACCACAAGCACATCAATTATTGTTGTGGGGCAAACCGGAGTCGTAGATAAACAAATGTTGGCATTTACTTTTTGATTGATCGCAGCTTCATCTAAAATAAAATCGTTTTTAGAATCTTGATTGATAAGTTTTGATTCGCTCACGATTGAAACTGCGAAAATATTGCTGGCAGTTTGGTGAAAAATAATTTTTTCTCCAGATTCTGAAGCGTACATCCCGGTAATGATATTTCCGGATTTTGACAAAACCAAGTCAGATTTTGGTTCGTTTTCTACGGTATATACAGAAGATTCGGTATTGTTGCTGTAGGAAAAAGATCTAGAATACTGAGCTTTTATCACCTTATTATTAGGCAGCGGAATTTCCAAGCCAGACTTCAGATCAAAAGTAGATTGTGTATAATATTTTGTAGTAATATAATTGGAAGCAAGATT
This region includes:
- the darT gene encoding type II toxin-antitoxin system toxin DNA ADP-ribosyl transferase DarT — its product is MTNLKKKYIYRMTHIDNIPHVLEYGITHRNSINANKNFVPIGDNTLINTRNIRKLNNGNLLGEYIPFYFGVRTPMLFVIQKGFNGVNQTYAENIIYCVSSISEIIDSEINFIFTDGHAIDSFSTEYSKNQVKNIDNILDYNAINSNYWIDENDLDKKRRKEAELLLESDLPNKYILGYICFNEDAKTKLINFGIDKNIIVVKPNSYF
- the groL gene encoding chaperonin GroEL (60 kDa chaperone family; promotes refolding of misfolded polypeptides especially under stressful conditions; forms two stacked rings of heptamers to form a barrel-shaped 14mer; ends can be capped by GroES; misfolded proteins enter the barrel where they are refolded when GroES binds), translated to MAKEIKFDIESRDALKRGVDALANAVKVTLGPKGRNVVIEKSFGAPHVTKDGVSVAKEIELEDRVENMGAQMVKEVASKTNDIAGDGTTTATVLAQAIVREGLKNVAAGANPMDLKRGIDKAVTAVVANLKEQSKQVGDSTEMVKQVASVSANNDETIGSLIAEAFGKVGKEGVITVEEAKGIDTTVDVVEGMQFDRGYQSPYFVTNPEKMTVELENPYILLVEKKISSMKELLPVLEPIAQSGKSLLIISEEVEGEALATLVVNKLRGSLKIAAVKAPGFGDRRKAMLEDIAILTGGQVISEEQGFTMENVSLDMLGTAEKVSIDKDNTTIVNGGGEESKIKGRVNQIKAQMETTTSDYDREKLQERLAKLAGGVAVLYVGAASEVEMKEKKDRVDDALNATRAAVEEGIVAGGGVAFVRAISALENLEGINADETTGIKIVKRAIEEPLRQIVANAGGEGSVIVAKVAEGSGDFGYNAKTDEYVNMLEAGIIDPTKVTRVALENAASVSGMLLTTECVITEIKSAEPAMPMGGGMPGMM
- a CDS encoding four helix bundle protein, whose amino-acid sequence is MEAENQLILSKDLNYINEIDYQNLLEDLTILKKKLVTLWNRLNGN
- a CDS encoding four helix bundle protein, with translation MRDFKKFEVWRLSHQLTLKIYTSTKSFPKEEIFGLTSQIRRSFASIGYNISEGSGRNSDKEFANFINIALGSSNRSRKPINSI
- a CDS encoding co-chaperone GroES: MSVNFKPLADRVLIEPIAAETKTASGIIIPDTAKEKPQEGTVVAVGPGKVDEPTTVKVGDKVLYGKYSGSELKLDGKDFLIVKEGDLLGVIG
- a CDS encoding M1 family metallopeptidase → MQLKVTALAVFLYLGVSAQNIQNNPGSNHGNRFEQLGTILPTPNVYRAASGAPGQAYWQNRADYDISAYLDEHKRNLKGSETITYHNNSPDDLDYIWLQLDENQQSTVKKADYQFSSTLPKSSTDQQLRVTELPVKDNGYGVNLEKVTDASGNPLKYTVNKTMMRIDLPKVLKKGEKFIFKIDWNYNIPNRMKMGGRGGYENFAEDGNDLYTITQWFPRMCVYSDFQGWQNHQFTGRGEFALVFGNYKVSMNVPADHMIGGTGECQNYDQVLTSDQLSRYKKSQTSNEPVEIVTLEEAKKAEKSHSKQRKTWIFEAKDVRDFAWTASRKFVWDAMGVTIPENNNKVMAMSFYPKEAYGLYRKFSTKAVAHTIKTYSEFTIPYPYPVAQSVEASNGMEYPMICFNFGRTEKDGTYSEGTKNGMIGVIIHEVGHNFFPMIINSDERQWSWMDEGLNTFTEYLTEEKWDNKFPSKRGPAWTITDYMKLPKDQLEPIMSNSENIIQFGPNAYAKPATGLNILRETIMGRELFDKAFKTYSKRWAFKHPEPADFFRTMEDASGEDLDWFWRGWFYGTDPVDIAIDKVTIASPDLTTVKVVDETKYKVEKPLQNEFEDISKIRNREDKTITFEVEKDKDLQDFYYRYDRGEEKVDANKEYSVKNEGSVALDKKEQEKFKNINAYQIDFANKGGLVMPIILEFTFEDGSKLKDKSSAQIWRQNEKEVSKTFYFDKKIKSIQLDPMRETADIDTSNNFWSNDQTPSETSKFQVFKQKQDGAVRGGANGRVNPMQAGGKKN
- a CDS encoding HupE/UreJ family protein; the encoded protein is MQDFLFYLKLGWEHIISLDALDHQLFVLALIAVYTSKDWKKILILVTAFTIGHSITLALSILDVVRLPSDWIEFLIPLTIVLTAAGNIIMKNKKQSQNKTNYYLALFFGLIHGLGFANTARVMIAKSQSIAVPLLGFNIGLELGQIVIVLAILILLFILLNLFKINKKDWILFVSSGVFALALKMTLERIPL
- a CDS encoding DUF6702 family protein, giving the protein MKKALLFFTIIFFLFSFTKEKHPYHVGSVDINYNSKSKTFEVTGRFFLDDLENGLSKKYGKSFHFNDSKYKTQLNETLKNYSSEYFKLKTDNQFLKINYVGYEEDSESVNVYLESEKVENPKKVEAAVSFLYNLFDDQINLVHIIVNGNRKSEKLTYPNRYLFQQF
- a CDS encoding acyl carrier protein phosphodiesterase, which produces MNFLAHSFLTFNDGQIVGQFLEDFIRNKDRYSFPKDIQDGITLHREIDTYTDSHPALHEAKKVFSPLVRLYSGAFVDVSMDYFLATDLSLNSLKGWKDHSLRVYKVLHKNERFLSENFKYMLTKMEQDNWLYNYRHDQNIKFSMRNVLNKAKYLDKDIPVFQAFLDNKDILQKCYDNFFPDLLAHVKAKNAQLQLQK
- a CDS encoding M12 family metallo-peptidase, with protein sequence MKIQLTSLLLFFATFLSAQNKIFQNPVSENSLNTTQKLSSNLASNYITTKYYTQSTFDLKSGLEIPLPNNKVIKAQYSRSFSYSNNTESSVYTVENEPKSDLVLSKSGNIITGMYASESGEKIIFHQTASNIFAVSIVSESKLINQDSKNDFILDEAAINQKVNANICLSTTPVCPTTIIDVLVVYTTDARIAWGGVAQSDSFVATAITNFNTALINSGVTNVSINLVYTGEIIYTESGSSYTDLASFRNSTDGVMDDVHTLRTTYGADLCALITSSPGDVCGLGYLNSDPTNYSANSAFTVSIYSCVVSNYTLAHEMGHNMGLNHDWFVSQSTTPCEHHHGYSNQTAVSLGTSSTNSQRWRTIMAYNDECAGSGINCSRINRWANPAVNYNFETTGVAIGNPNPSNEAFGFARFACVVSQFMPTANLSTIEIFSADVKDFTIFPNPAKEEINIWIKNDEKYTFKIINALGQIVLTTDKKSITLSGLSSGEYFLSFYNDKNSLVGSKKFIKK